ATAATCTAAACGTATACTCTTCCGACATGCCGTGAGACGAGACTTGGAGAACAAAAAGGCGCTGAATATAGACATTGATGAGCTTTGCTCAGCCATGGAGAACAGTTCGTATGAGAACGAGTATTATCTCGACCTCAAGACGGGTGAAATACTGTTTCTTTCGGAATACATGGATGACGAGGAAACCAGGAAGCTGAGAGACCAGATTGAAGAAGAGTCCGACCGCTACGAGCCAATCCCAAAGGCTGAATCCCACGAAGGCTATGAGGATATGCAGGATTTCATTGCCACTGTCGAAGATGAGCGTCTTGCCGAGCTACTTGAGG
This DNA window, taken from Chloroflexota bacterium, encodes the following:
- a CDS encoding UPF0158 family protein, with translation MENKKALNIDIDELCSAMENSSYENEYYLDLKTGEILFLSEYMDDEETRKLRDQIEEESDRYEPIPKAESHEGYEDMQDFIATVEDERLAELLEVAINGRGAFRRFKDVLLRYPEERERWFQFKDERMQQRALEWLDDIGVTLDEE